A single window of Granulicella mallensis MP5ACTX8 DNA harbors:
- a CDS encoding TonB family protein codes for MDTKPYSKTLLQQGELPLQGRRHSYWAVASVAFHLSVLGVLFYTRPPHLKPVQLPGDPSGHRLLLTYSPGISAPPSALKTPKRPTNKPVIPRPTPLPTPAPVTPAPTSASTSAGSSTGADALGEGDTTLALVVVHPSPKPDLSQLPSGTRGDVVVDVVIDKTGRIAKSSLARGLGHGIDETVLAVIQQWTFQPATRNGVPVDSEQELLFHYEHG; via the coding sequence ATGGACACGAAACCGTACAGCAAGACACTGCTGCAACAGGGTGAACTGCCGCTCCAGGGCCGTCGGCACAGCTATTGGGCGGTAGCGTCGGTCGCGTTTCACCTGTCCGTTCTCGGCGTGCTGTTTTATACCCGTCCACCGCACCTCAAACCTGTTCAACTGCCCGGCGATCCTAGCGGCCACCGATTGCTGCTCACCTACTCCCCCGGCATCAGCGCTCCACCCTCCGCACTCAAGACACCTAAACGGCCCACGAACAAACCCGTGATTCCACGTCCCACCCCCTTGCCTACCCCAGCCCCGGTTACACCAGCCCCGACCTCCGCCTCGACGAGCGCAGGCTCGTCTACGGGAGCCGATGCCCTCGGAGAGGGCGATACGACCCTCGCCCTGGTGGTTGTCCATCCTTCGCCGAAACCGGACCTGTCGCAGCTTCCCTCGGGTACGCGCGGAGATGTGGTCGTGGACGTGGTCATCGATAAGACAGGACGAATCGCGAAGTCATCGCTGGCTCGCGGACTTGGACACGGCATCGACGAGACGGTCCTCGCAGTGATCCAGCAGTGGACCTTCCAACCGGCAACACGCAATGGCGTTCCGGTAGACAGCGAGCAGGAACTGCTCTTCCACTACGAGCACGGCTGA
- a CDS encoding M28 family metallopeptidase, translating to MTRSFSNFLLVSSAAALFSTVALAQTPRVFGYADFSQQAKWDAAFMPVPDAKLAGEHLKTLTAEPHWASSPEDHKTALYVAEKFKAAGLQTEIVPFRVLLNKPVKIEIEAFDAQGKKLMSGPTPEHVDPKEYGGDSFQDDPRILPAFNGSSASGDVTAEVVYANYGTLEDFKKLDALNISVKDKIVLVRYGANFRGVKVYIAQQRGAKGVLIYSDPADDGYTRGDAYPRGPFRPASAVQRGSVQFLPLYPGDPETPGIASTPDLPDSQRITDPAKMNQPSIPSNPLSYQDAAPILQHLDGPLSPREWQGALPFTYHLGGTASVKVHMHLEQDYKLRTIWDVIGKIPGDDPNAWVVAGNHRDAWVYGAVDPNSGTAAMLETVHGLGVLLKQGWKPKRTIVFGSWDAEEEGLMGSTEWAEMHAAELSHAVAYFNTDVGVAGPNFDASAVPSLKEFVREVTREVPSPKGGTVYDQWLNDQHEGAGRRKAPARNRHDANAEDVQIGTLGSGSDYTPFIQHLGVPSTDIGSQGPYGVYHSTFDDYNWFIRNADPTFVYEQQQARVFGLEVLHMADADVLPYDYKLYGSEIGSYLTEARTRATEAKMQVDFSAAATAAKRFAAAGERAYRLQSAPTQGVDAAPLNAALRNAESALLNDAGLPKRPWFKHTIYAPGEFTGYAAVVIPGVNEGIDEADNARTQAQLDALAAALNRSAAILEGAAGL from the coding sequence GTGACTCGCTCCTTTTCGAACTTCCTTCTCGTCTCCAGCGCCGCCGCACTCTTCTCCACCGTGGCACTTGCCCAGACACCCAGGGTCTTCGGCTACGCTGACTTTTCACAGCAGGCCAAGTGGGATGCCGCCTTTATGCCCGTGCCCGACGCGAAACTCGCCGGCGAACACCTGAAGACGCTGACCGCCGAACCCCACTGGGCCAGCTCTCCCGAAGACCACAAGACCGCGCTCTATGTCGCCGAAAAGTTCAAAGCCGCTGGCCTGCAGACCGAGATCGTGCCCTTCCGCGTGCTGCTGAATAAACCGGTCAAGATCGAGATCGAAGCCTTCGATGCCCAGGGCAAAAAACTCATGTCCGGACCTACCCCGGAACACGTCGATCCCAAGGAGTACGGCGGCGACTCCTTCCAGGACGATCCCCGTATCCTGCCCGCCTTCAACGGCTCCTCGGCCTCTGGCGATGTCACCGCAGAGGTCGTCTATGCCAACTACGGCACGCTTGAAGACTTCAAAAAGCTCGACGCCCTGAACATCAGCGTCAAGGACAAGATCGTGCTCGTGCGCTACGGCGCGAACTTCCGCGGCGTCAAGGTCTACATCGCCCAGCAGCGCGGCGCCAAGGGCGTGCTGATCTACTCCGATCCGGCCGACGACGGCTACACCCGCGGCGACGCCTATCCTCGCGGGCCATTCCGTCCAGCCTCTGCTGTGCAACGTGGCAGCGTGCAGTTCCTCCCCCTCTATCCGGGCGATCCGGAGACTCCCGGCATCGCCTCGACCCCCGACCTGCCCGATTCGCAGCGCATCACCGATCCGGCCAAGATGAATCAGCCGTCGATCCCCTCCAATCCGCTGTCTTATCAGGACGCCGCACCCATCCTGCAGCATCTCGACGGCCCGCTCTCGCCGCGCGAGTGGCAAGGCGCGCTTCCCTTCACCTATCACCTCGGCGGAACGGCATCGGTGAAGGTGCACATGCATCTCGAACAGGACTACAAGCTGCGCACCATCTGGGACGTCATCGGCAAGATTCCCGGCGACGATCCCAATGCCTGGGTCGTCGCGGGCAATCATCGCGACGCCTGGGTCTACGGCGCGGTCGATCCCAACAGCGGCACAGCCGCGATGCTCGAAACCGTGCACGGCTTAGGCGTACTGCTCAAGCAGGGCTGGAAGCCGAAGCGGACGATCGTCTTCGGAAGCTGGGATGCCGAGGAAGAGGGCCTGATGGGCTCGACCGAGTGGGCCGAGATGCACGCCGCTGAACTCTCCCACGCCGTCGCCTACTTCAACACGGACGTCGGCGTCGCCGGCCCAAACTTCGACGCCTCAGCTGTGCCCTCGCTCAAGGAGTTCGTCCGCGAGGTCACGCGCGAAGTTCCCAGCCCCAAGGGCGGCACCGTCTACGATCAATGGCTGAACGATCAGCATGAGGGTGCCGGCCGCCGCAAAGCCCCCGCCCGCAACAGGCATGATGCAAACGCTGAGGACGTACAGATCGGCACGCTGGGCTCCGGCTCCGACTACACGCCCTTCATCCAGCACCTGGGCGTTCCCTCCACCGACATCGGTTCGCAAGGCCCTTACGGCGTCTACCACTCGACCTTCGACGACTACAACTGGTTCATCCGCAACGCCGATCCCACCTTCGTCTACGAACAGCAACAGGCCCGCGTCTTCGGCCTTGAAGTGCTGCACATGGCCGACGCCGACGTCCTGCCCTACGACTACAAGCTCTATGGCAGCGAGATCGGAAGCTATCTCACCGAAGCAAGAACCCGTGCCACAGAAGCAAAGATGCAGGTGGACTTCAGCGCCGCCGCCACGGCAGCCAAACGCTTTGCCGCGGCTGGCGAACGTGCCTACCGGCTGCAATCCGCACCCACCCAGGGCGTCGATGCCGCACCGTTGAACGCAGCCCTCCGGAATGCCGAATCCGCCCTGCTCAACGACGCGGGCCTTCCGAAACGTCCGTGGTTCAAGCACACCATCTATGCTCCGGGTGAGTTCACCGGCTACGCAGCAGTAGTCATCCCCGGCGTCAACGAAGGCATCGACGAAGCCGACAACGCCCGCACGCAAGCACAACTCGACGCACTGGCAGCAGCACTGAATCGCTCAGCGGCGATTCTCGAAGGAGCCGCAGGGCTCTGA